Proteins encoded together in one Dermacentor variabilis isolate Ectoservices chromosome 2, ASM5094787v1, whole genome shotgun sequence window:
- the LOC142571091 gene encoding uncharacterized protein LOC142571091 — MGGVVDLLNSLISIYCPYLRSKIYYFRVFLHILDLTAVNAWLLYKRNVMKKRDQYTERLLPLAEFRTDLAASLCKAGKTALKKRGRPSNESIEQASDEKKKKGPSTPTEDVRLDHVGHWVLWSKKRQRCLLPGCTGICMSYCVKCGVHLCSTNKSNCFFCAPHYKMSPPFLITY, encoded by the exons ATGGGAGGCGTCGTCGACCTTTTGAACTCCCTCATCTCCATTTACTGTCCCTACTTGAGGTCGAAAATATATTATTTTCGTGTTTTTCTGCACATTCTTGACTTGACAGCTGTAAATGCTTGGTTGCTTTACAAGAGGAACGTCATGAAAAAACGCGATCAGTACACTGAAAGGCTACTTCCGTTGGCTGAGTTCAGGACGGACCTAGCTGCATCACTCTGCAAGGCTGGGAAGACGGCGCTGAAAAAGCGAGGAAGGCCTAGCAATGAGTCAATAGAACAAGCCTctgatgagaagaaaaaaaagggaccATCAACTCCAACTGAGGATGTCAGGCTAGATCAT GTTGGTCACTGGGTTCTTTGGAGCAAGAAGCGGCAGcgctgcttgcttccaggctgcACAGGAATCTGCATGAGCTACTGCGTTAAGTGTGGAGTGCATCTCTGTTCCACAAACAAGAGCAATTGCTTTTTTTGTGCACCACACTACAAAATGAGTCCACCGTTTCTCATTACTTACTGA